In Mytilus trossulus isolate FHL-02 chromosome 6, PNRI_Mtr1.1.1.hap1, whole genome shotgun sequence, a single window of DNA contains:
- the LOC134722310 gene encoding tyrosinase-like protein 1: protein MCFKKFLLPAAETLNDTSSKNFLNALWRKVKSDADTVAQSRKRRQSVFVPGVRPDMNTYDIIASIHTGSDREHRGPAFFSWHRIYLLLYEAALQTVLGRDVTVPSWDSSLDQAMGNRQNRTSIFSNKYFETPFGYVTEDLFANLTGKRIIRCIGAKGGLTSKNAIAAVLSRTSHSQIVQDDQRRYFVEGYHNIVHRWVDGTMAGRTTAAFDPMFWCHHCFVDYVWELFRRRIGNAPADYPLGFTLHPSEGLMNLSNYRYRPNPPLTNREGYSNIYARLRRYAPAPSCQNHCSNSPALYCDRNRDICISTERVHDARYAQDRTSLCDVGTNPRVNENITATITSLQIIEQAVLQDFPACSPLKLFQINQIDPYARGTSIYDV, encoded by the exons atgtgttttaaaaaatttctacTACCGGCAGCAGAGACGCTGAATGATACAAGTTCCAAAAATTTCCTAAATGCATTATGGAGAAAGGTTAAGAGTGATGCAGATACAGTTGCTCAATCTCGGAAAAGACGACAATCGGTTTTCGTACCA GGTGTTCGCCCAGATATGAATACCTATGACATCATTGCCAGCATCCATACAGGTAGTGATCGAGAACATAGAGGGCCAGCTTTTTTCTCATGGCACAGAATTTATTTACTGCT GTATGAAGCAGCATTACAAACAGTTTTGGGACGAGATGTAACTGTTCCATCTTGGGACTCCTCATTAGATCAAGCCATGGGAAATCGACAGAATAGGACTTCTATATTTTCGAACAAATATTTTGAGACACCGTTTGGTTATGTTACCGAAGATTTGTTTGCAAACTTAACCGGTAAACGAATTATCCGTTGTATTGGTGCAAAAGGAGGTCTTACTTCCAAAAACGCAATTGCGGCTGTTCTATCAAGAACAAGCCATAGTCAGATTGTACAAGATGACCAAAGGAGGTATTTTGTTGAAGGCTATCACAACATTGTTCACCGTTGGGTAGACGGAACAATGGCAGGCAGGACTACTGCTGCATTTGATCCTATGTTTTGGTGTCATCATTGTTTTGTTGACTATGTTTGGGAATTATTCAGAAGACGCATAGGAAATGCCCCTGCAGATTATCCTTTAGGTTTTACGTTGCATCCTTCAGAGGGTCTAATGAACCTTAGTAATTACAGATACCGACCAAATCCACCATTAACAAATAGAGAAGGTTACAGTAATATATATGCCCGTCTTCGACGATATGCACCCGCGCCATCATGTCAAAACCATTGTTCAAATAGCCCAGCTCTGTATTGTGACAGAAATAGAGACATATGTATCTCTACGGAGAGAGTACATGACGCACGATATGCTCAAGACAGGACTTCCCTATGTGATGTTGGTACGAATCCTAGAGTTAATGAAAATATTACTGCAACAATAACCTCATTACAAATAATAGAGCAAGCAGTTTTACAAGATTTTCCGGCTTGCTCTCCCCTTAAATTGTTTCAGATAAATCAAATCGATCCATACGCTCGTGGAACATCTATTTATGATGTTTAA
- the LOC134723179 gene encoding tyrosinase-like protein 1: MGLERTWGSLLLTVLLVAFLPNISSLQTNSTGHVTDCFERGINIKCFKKFLQPAAVTLNDTSSTNFLNALYRKINSEADTASKSRHKRRAAKKLVRREIRAGPYETNFLWYALAVQRLKNHFGIRSDRSTYDIIAMIHTGSPQEHRGPAFFSWHRIYLLLYEAALQSVFGPGVTTPYWDSTLDEAMGKRQARTILFSNKYFGTPFGEVTEGFFANLPGAKIRRNIGATANLITKKAVALVLSRKRHSQIVRREKMKYFWEGYHNSVHRWVDGNMASGMIAAFDPIFWCHHAYVDYVWELFRKRIRNAPADYPLGFPEHPPDGQMRFNSYIYQPNPPITNQQGYSNKYARLRRYDSAPSCKNLCSNSEDLYCNREKDICVSLERVSEETIVQDAIAYPFAALSVPQGPDNITLQGIKQAILQEIPAGTPLNLFEVNDISPNTRAISVFDV, translated from the exons ATGGGTCTCGAGAGAACATGG GGCAGTCTATTGTTGACTGTGTTACTGGTGGCTTTCCTCCCAAACATCTCAAGTTTACAAACAAATTCCACTGGTCATGTAACAGATTGTTTTGAGAGAGgcatcaatataaaatgtttcaagAAATTTCTACAACCGGCAGCAGTTACGCTTAATGACACAAGTTCCACAAATTTCCTAAATGCATTGTATCGGAAGATAAACAGTGAGGCGGATACAGCTTCTAAATCTCGCCATAAACGAAGGGCTGCTAAAAAACTAGTACGACGGGAAATAAGAGCAGGTCCATACGAAACCAACTTTCTATGGTATGCACTTGCTGTACAGAGgctaaaaaatcatttt gGAATTCGCTCAGATAGGAGTACCTATGACATCATTGCAATGATTCACACAGGTAGTCCTCAAGAACACAGAGGGCCAGCTTTCTTCTCGTGGCACAgaatttatttgttgtt ATATGAAGCTGCATTGCAATCTGTTTTTGGTCCAGGTGTAACTACTCCATACTGGGACTCCACGTTAGATGAAGCTATGGGAAAACGTCAAGCAagaaccattttgttttcaaacaaatattttgggACACCTTTTGGCGAGGTTACCGAAGGATTTTTTGCAAACTTACCTGGAGCTAAAATAAGACGTAATATCGGTGCGACTGCAAACCTTATTACTAAGAAAGCAGTTGCGCTTGTTCTTTCAAGAAAAAGGCATAGTCAGATTGTGCGAAGGGaaaaaatgaagtatttttgGGAAGGATATCACAACAGTGTACACCGTTGGGTAGATGGAAATATGGCAAGCGGGATGATTGCTGCTTTCGATCCAATATTCTGGTGTCATCATGCGTATGTTGACTACGTCTGGGAATTATTTAGAAAACGCATTCGGAATGCCCCTGCAGATTATCCATTAGGATTTCCAGAGCACCCTCCAGATGGTCAAATGAGATTTAACAGTTACATATACCAACCAAATCCACCGATTACAAATCAACAAGGTTACAGTAACAAATATGCGCGTCTTCGACGATATGATTCCGCGCCATCATGCAAAAATCTTTGTTCAAATAGTGAAGATCTATACTGTAACAGAGAGAAAGATATATGTGTATCTCTGGAGAGAGTAAGTGAAGAAACAATTGTACAAGATGCAATCGCATACCCGTTTGCTGCCTTAAGTGTACCTCAAGGCCCAGATAATATAACATTACAAGGTATAAAACAAGCTATACTGCAAGAAATACCGGCTGGGACTCCTCTAAATTTGTTTGAGGTAAATGATATCTCTCCTAACACTCGTGCTATTTCTGTTTTCGACGTTTAA
- the LOC134723180 gene encoding tyrosinase-like protein 1, with protein sequence MHTCSTLVGLFMTVLLLDFPPSIDAEISYQINSTDNKPDCFKSGINITCFKEFLQPATETLNDTSSSNFLSALWRKINSEAETAGKSRHKRQAGGVPVRREIRAAPYENNFLRYALAVRMLKNHYGVRRDMNTYDILASIHTGSNREHRGSAFFSWHRIYLLLYEAALQAVYGPGVTTPYWDSSLDQAMGNRQSRTILFSNRYFGTPLGRVTEGFFANLPGPRITRAINGPGGLISKNAIAAVLSRRSHSEIVRREQSRYFWEGYHNMVHRWVDGTMASGTIAAFDPIFWCHHAFVDYIWELFRRRITNAPADYPLGFPTHPPNGEMRFNNYRYRPNPPITNREGYSNRYARLRRYDPAPSCQNLCSNSPDLICNQSRGICISREASPGGSAAMGAASGSAFVASDAASGSAFAAPGVALAPVDIAAGMADLTTTVVYLQNIRQDLFQDIPNGTSLNLFIADQFDRYTRQLSVFSV encoded by the exons ATGCATACCTGCAGCACATTG gtCGGTCTGTTTATGACTGTGTTGTTGTTGGATTTTCCTCCAAGTATTGATGCAGAAATAAGCTATCAAATAAATTCCACGGACAACAAACCAGACTGTTTTAAGAGTGGGATCAATATAACATGTTTCAAAGAATTTCTGCAACCGGCAACAGAGACGCTGAACGATACAAGTTCCTCGAATTTCTTATCGGCATTATGGAGAAAAATCAATAGTGAGGCTGAAACAGCTGGTAAATCTCGACACAAAAGGCAGGCGGGTGGTGTACCAGTTAGACGGGAAATAAGAGCAGCTCCATACGAAAACAACTTTCTACGTTACGCACTAGCTGTACGGATGTTAAAGAACCATTAT gGAGTTCGTCGGGATATGAATACCTATGACATCCTTGCAAGCATCCACACAGGTAGTAATCGAGAACATCGAGGGTCAGCTTTCTTCTCATGGCACAGAATTTACCTGTTGTt GTATGAAGCTGCATTGCAAGCTGTTTATGGACCAGGAGTAACTACTCCGTATTGGGACTCCTCGTTAGATCAAGCGATGGGAAATAGACAATCAAgaaccattttattttcaaatagatATTTTGGTACACCGCTAGGTCGAGTAACCGAAGGTTTTTTTGCAAATTTACCTGGTCCAAGAATTACACGCGCAATAAACGGACCAGGAGGATTAATTTCCAAAAATGCAATTGCGGCCGTGCTATCAAGAAGAAGTCATAGTGAGATTGTACGACGAGAACAAAGCAGATATTTTTGGGAAGGATATCACAACATGGTACACCGTTGGGTAGATGGAACCATGGCAAGCGGGACCATTGCTGCTTTCGATCCAATATTCTGGTGTCATCATGCATTTGTTGACTATATTTGGGAATTATTTAGAAGACGTATTACAAATGCCCCTGCAGATTATCCATTAGGTTTTCCAACTCATCCTCCAAATGGTGAAATGCGATTTAACAATTACAGATATCGACCAAACCCACCAATTACTAATAGAGAAGGTTACAGTAACAGATATGCCCGTCTTCGACGATATGATCCTGCGCCATCATGCCAAAATCTGTGTTCAAATAGTCCAGACTTGATCTGTAACCAAAGTAGAGGTATATGTATCTCTAGAGAGGCATCGCCTGGAGGATCGGCTGCAATGGGTGCAGCTAGTGGCTCTGCGTTTGTGGCTTCTGATGCGGCTAGTGGATCTGCGTTTGCGGCTCCAGGTGTGGCTCTAGCTCCAGTTGATATTGCTGCTGGAATGGCTGATCTGACAACAACAGTGGTATACCTACAGAATATCCGACAAGATTTATTTCAAGATATTCCCAATGGTACCTCTCTTAATTTGTTTATTGCAGATCAATTCGACCGTTACACGCGTCAATTATCTGTTTTTAGTGTATAA